In the Symmachiella macrocystis genome, CCCCAATGCTTCGCAAGCCAATGGCAACGCTCGCAACCGAAATACCACCCGCAACCGGAACACCAATCGCGGTAATGCCAACCGTGGCAATGCCAATCGCGGGCTCGGCGGAAATCAGAACTACCAGCGCGGCAACCAAGGTTCAAATAATCGCCGCCGTGCAATCCGTCCTCAACAGCGGGTCAACTTTGCTTTTCCCGAGCGCCCTAAAACCGAAGTGGTCACCGCCTTGCGAAGCCAATTCGCGGCGCATGCTGAACGCTATCCGACTTTGGCCAACATTACCGTGCTGGAGGAAGATGGGCGTATCGAACTGTTCGGCGAAGTCGATTCACCGGAAAAGAGCCGCTTGGCAGCAATGATCGTGCGTATGGAACCGGGTGTGAAACAGGTCGTCAATCATTTGACCGTACAGTCGCCGCCAGGCCCCATGTTAGAGTAGACTGTTCGTGGGCCGGTGCTATTCGTTGTTCCGTGAGTGGACGACGGGACCGCCGCGTCGCGACGAATGGGAAATTGCCGATTGATTCGCCTGGGGAGCGCACGAATGCAACGTCGATTGTGGAAGTTGATCCCATTAACTATCGTCGCCCTGCTCTTCTCGGCATCACTGCACAATCTGCTCTCTGCGGAAGAAACGACCGAGACTGTTGCGCCGCCGCCCGAACAGCCCTTCGCCATTGTGGCTGTCGCCAGCATCGAACGGATGTTGCATG is a window encoding:
- a CDS encoding BON domain-containing protein, with product MMSILRSGGGLLCAAVLFLAGNCEVLAQAQSLYNKQGPVRGQTNTLLPQTSSGATGGAGSGSTAYGAQTAAAYSGTSVLQRGNFAGLEDSQSFVGVDPNASQANGNARNRNTTRNRNTNRGNANRGNANRGLGGNQNYQRGNQGSNNRRRAIRPQQRVNFAFPERPKTEVVTALRSQFAAHAERYPTLANITVLEEDGRIELFGEVDSPEKSRLAAMIVRMEPGVKQVVNHLTVQSPPGPMLE